One Elusimicrobiota bacterium genomic region harbors:
- the rlmB gene encoding 23S rRNA (guanosine(2251)-2'-O)-methyltransferase RlmB, with amino-acid sequence MNTEIIFGRHPVLEALTAGKRNFRKVLVAKKYEGEIVEKIIALARKKNILVQFVDGKKLIAYSGNHQGVVAYVSPKEYWQFEQLLAFVRDKKDAVVCILDEIEDPQNLGTIIRSAVCFGVDAIVTQQRASAGISTGTAKASAGAIEYIPIVRVVNVVQAIESLKKSGFWVYGADMSGEPVFQKKIEGKIAIVIGNEGSGLRRLTKERCDFLIKIPITGEINSLNAAMSASIIFYEVNRQRGQALDNSVESDIIKDRGLKS; translated from the coding sequence ATGAATACTGAAATTATTTTTGGTCGTCATCCTGTTCTTGAAGCATTGACTGCGGGTAAAAGAAATTTTAGGAAAGTTTTAGTCGCAAAAAAGTACGAAGGTGAAATTGTTGAAAAAATAATAGCACTTGCAAGAAAAAAAAATATTCTGGTACAGTTTGTGGACGGTAAGAAACTTATTGCGTATTCGGGAAACCATCAGGGTGTCGTTGCGTATGTGTCTCCGAAAGAATACTGGCAATTTGAACAACTGCTTGCTTTTGTCAGAGATAAAAAAGATGCGGTAGTTTGTATACTTGACGAGATTGAAGACCCTCAGAATCTTGGTACAATTATCCGTTCTGCTGTATGCTTTGGGGTTGATGCTATAGTTACCCAGCAGAGGGCTTCTGCAGGAATTTCAACCGGAACGGCAAAAGCATCAGCGGGAGCTATTGAATATATACCCATTGTACGGGTTGTTAATGTTGTTCAGGCGATAGAATCGCTCAAAAAAAGCGGTTTTTGGGTTTATGGTGCCGATATGTCGGGAGAACCGGTTTTTCAGAAAAAAATAGAAGGAAAAATAGCAATTGTAATTGGTAACGAAGGCAGCGGGTTGAGACGGCTTACAAAAGAGAGATGTGATTTCTTAATAAAGATTCCAATAACAGGAGAAATAAATTCTTTAAATGCCGCTATGTCTGCATCTATAATTTTCTATGAAGTAAATCGTCAACGAGGGCAAGCACTTGACAATTCGGTTGAAAGTGATATAATTAAAGATAGGGGGTTAAAATCTTAA
- the cysS gene encoding cysteine--tRNA ligase codes for MLKVYNTLSGKKEEFIPIDKNGKNINMYVCGVTPYDEVHLGHARCYVVFDVIRRYLKYKGYKVKYIQNFTDIDDKIIKRSNELGVTSNDLAEKYINEYFEQMDKLNILRADSYPKVTEKIEDIKKFIQKIIDNGYAYIIDGDVYFSVRKFKDYGKLSKRDIENLRSGARVGVDERKNDPLDFALWKKAKENEPSWDSTWGKGRPGWHIECSVMSLNEFGHETFDIHGGGQDLIFPHHENEIAQSEAALGKQFVKYWIHNGFVTINKEKMSKSLGNFFTLREIFEKYDPMVVRYMLLTQHYKQPLDFTQDKLEQAKSAIENIFNIIEKTKEVPITKNIVFENTGIDKEFVKSMDDDFNTSGGLACIHELVTKLNGFYEDLVEQPDKNEIKESIFEYKSKVLELCNVFGLLVERKIEIPEIVKLLANQREEARKSKNWKLSDELREKIKGEGFEVEDTKSGPKIKKL; via the coding sequence ATGTTAAAAGTTTATAATACGCTATCCGGGAAAAAAGAAGAATTTATACCTATTGATAAAAATGGTAAAAATATCAACATGTATGTTTGTGGAGTTACGCCATATGATGAAGTTCATTTGGGGCATGCCAGATGTTATGTTGTTTTCGATGTTATTCGCCGTTATTTAAAATATAAAGGTTATAAAGTTAAATACATCCAAAATTTCACTGATATAGATGATAAGATAATAAAAAGAAGTAATGAGTTAGGGGTAACGAGTAATGATTTGGCAGAAAAATACATAAATGAATATTTTGAACAGATGGATAAACTTAATATTTTGCGTGCTGATTCATATCCAAAAGTAACTGAAAAAATAGAAGATATAAAGAAATTTATCCAAAAAATAATTGATAATGGTTACGCCTATATCATAGATGGTGATGTTTATTTTTCAGTAAGAAAATTTAAGGATTATGGGAAACTTTCAAAAAGAGATATAGAGAATTTAAGGAGTGGAGCAAGAGTTGGAGTAGATGAGAGAAAAAATGATCCGCTGGATTTTGCGCTTTGGAAAAAAGCAAAAGAGAATGAACCCTCATGGGACAGTACTTGGGGAAAAGGACGTCCAGGCTGGCATATTGAATGTTCCGTAATGTCGCTAAATGAGTTTGGTCATGAAACATTTGATATACACGGTGGCGGGCAGGACCTGATTTTCCCGCATCATGAAAATGAAATTGCGCAATCAGAAGCAGCACTTGGAAAACAGTTTGTAAAATACTGGATACATAATGGGTTTGTAACCATAAATAAAGAAAAAATGTCAAAATCACTTGGCAATTTTTTTACATTAAGGGAAATTTTTGAAAAATATGACCCAATGGTTGTCCGGTATATGTTGCTGACACAACATTACAAACAACCTCTGGATTTTACACAAGATAAGCTTGAACAGGCCAAAAGTGCTATTGAAAATATTTTTAATATTATAGAGAAGACAAAAGAAGTGCCTATAACTAAAAATATCGTATTTGAAAATACTGGGATTGATAAAGAATTTGTTAAATCTATGGATGATGATTTTAATACATCAGGTGGATTGGCTTGTATTCATGAGCTTGTTACAAAATTAAATGGTTTTTATGAGGATTTGGTTGAGCAACCGGACAAAAATGAAATTAAAGAGTCTATTTTTGAATATAAAAGCAAGGTTTTAGAACTTTGTAATGTTTTCGGGTTGTTGGTTGAAAGAAAAATTGAAATTCCGGAGATTGTTAAACTTCTTGCTAATCAGCGTGAAGAGGCAAGAAAATCTAAGAACTGGAAACTTTCAGATGAATTGAGAGAAAAAATTAAAGGAGAGGGATTTGAGGTGGAAGATACAAAATCTGGTCCCAAAATAAAAAAACTATGA